The segment GAAACACCTGCATCATTTGGTATCATGAGTATCCCAACATTGGTCTTGAAAAAAGACGGCCAAGTTGTTGAAAAAGTGATCGGCGTTCATACAAAAGATCAATTAAAACAATTGATTACCGCTCACGCGTAATCTCATCGATCAAAAGCCCAGGAGAGAACTCCTGGGCTTTTTTCATGTTCAAGTGAGGTCTATGGTAAAATAAAGCGATTAAAATAATGTAGTAGGAGAGGAGCGTATTTTTATGGATACGAAGCAACTAACGATACGTCAGGAAGGATTCGATGATCACGAAGCAGTCGAGTTTCTCACATTTAGAAGTTTTGTCGATCTTGATATTCCGGGAATGCCCAAAAGAAAGATACCAACTGAGCATTATCTCGTCAGTTTATTAAGAAAAGACCCTGATTTTATTCCTGAACTGGATTTTGTCGCAGTTTACAATAATGAAATCATTGGCAGTATCTTTTATAGTCGAAGCAAAGTTATCCGACCCAATGGCGCAGTAGTTGAAACAGTGACGTTTGGTCCGGTAGCTGTGAAGACAGAATTACAAGGCTGGGGAATCAGTTCGGCACTTATTCAGCACAGTCTGAAAAAAGCGAGAGAACTAGGCTATAAATCTCTTTTGATCATGGGACATGAAGCATATTATCCTCGTTTTGGCTTTGTTCCTGCTAGCCGATTCGGGATCACGTTAGAAGATGGTTCTTCTCCTGCTGCATTGATGGCGTTGGAACTTTCCGAAGGTGCTTTAGGAACGACTGGCGGAAAGTGGCTATATGCTGACGCATACACGCAAAGTGAAGATCAAAAAGCGCTAGAAGCGTACCATGAGCGTTTTTTGAAAAAATTTGAAAAACGGTTAAAAGGAGAAAAAATGACTAAAAATATCTATGATTCTCAGCAATTTTTTGATGAATATGCTGAGATGGACAGAAGCAAAGAAGGTTTGAAAGGCGCAGGGGAATGGGGGCAATTTCAAGAGCTGTTCCCGGATTTGACGAATCTAAAAGTTTTAGATATTGGCTGCGGATATGGCTGGCACAGCAAGTATGCAGCAGATAACGGTGCAAAATCCGTTTTTGCTTTTGACGGCAGTGTCAAAATGATTGAGAGGGCAAAAAAGCTGAATTCAGATCCGAAAATCACCTATCAAGTCCAAGATCTTGAGACGTATGCGTTCCCAGCGGAGACTTTCGATTTGGTTATTTCAAATCTTGTTCTTCATTACATCGAGGATTTAGAGGAGATCTATAAAAAAATCAATCGTACGTTGACTCCTGGCGGTATTTTTTTACTTAATATCGAACACCCGATCTATACATCTGGTGTCAATCAAGAGTGGACATATGGAGAAAATGGTGAAATCCTAAACTGGCCGATCGATAACTATTTTTATACCGGACAACGGGAAACCATATTTTTAGGACAACACGTGACCAAACAGCATCATACGCTGACCCAGATTTTGAATGGCTTGCTTTCAACTGGTTTTGTATTGGAAACTGTAGAAGAAGCGAGACCGCCTCAAGATATGCTGGATCTGCCGGGAATGAAAGATGAATTGCGGCGGCCGATGATGTTGCTGATCCGGGCGAAAAAAGTCTAGATAATAGATGCTTTGAGGAGAATCTCTCTTTTAGTAAAAGAGGTAAGATAATATTTATTGAGGTGTGCATTGATTTATTTGGAAGTATCTGGAATGTGGTTATCGTTTGTAGAGAATAAAAACCTCGTGTTATAATTAGATGAATTATTAATTAAAAAGAGGTGAGGTAGAATGAAAAAAGGGTTGCTGATTTTTTGCGCGAGTATCTTACTGACCACCTTCTATCCAATAGCCGGACATGCAGAAACGATGGTCGGAGAAGACCTGACGGAATCTACAACAGCGCCGCTGACTACAACTGCTGAAACTGTTTCTACGACCAGTACAACCGAAGAAAGCACTGTATCTTCTGAACCGATAGAACAGGAAACTGAAATCGACCAAAGTACAATACCGGAAGCGACATCTGCACCTGAAATGACGCTCAATGAACAAACCTCAAGTTCTACTCAAGAAACCTCGACTTCCAGTGAAGAAAAACCAAAACTCGAAATCTCCGCTCAAAAAACCGATCGGCAATATGTAAAAATCAATCGCGCCGCTGTTCTATACACATTGCAGGGAAGCGAACTGATCCCGACAAAAACGTTAGCGGCCTCCAGCCAGCTATTTAAAACAACAAAAAAAGCACAGGCAGCAGATGGTGAATTTTTAGCGATCTCTGACCAAAAAAACCAAGCACTAGGTTGGGTCAAAAAAGCTGAAGTGACAGTGCTGAAAGGCAGCTATGAAACAGTCAATCGATATGTCACTATCACGAAAAAAGGATATTCTTTTTGGCAAGATCCGAGTTTTGCAAAAGAAAATCTGAAAAGTGCTCCCTATTATCAGAAAACACTGCGAGTCGCTGAAGTGTTCCACCATACTAACGGTTCTGATTATTTAGCTATTTATCGCAATAATGGACAGTTTGTCGGTTATATCAATGCTAGCGGAACAGCCGCTGCACCAGGGCAACAAGGGATCTTTTTAAGCGACAACCAATACGCAACGATCACCAGCAAAAATTACACGATCTGGAATAATTTTAACTGGCAGAAAAAAGGGACCAGTGCCGCTTACGCCGGCAAAACAGTCAAAATAAAAGGTCGTTACGAGCATTACAACGGATCACGATATTATTCTTTATACGATTCAAAAGGCAAATGGCTGGGCTATATGAATGCCACTGGTCTGAAAGCTACTAAAAATCCGCAAGGTACTTATCAAAATTACGGCAAGTACGTAACGATCACGAAAAAAAACTATACGATCTGGGGCAGTTTCAACTGGAAAGTAAAGAAAAATACTACCACCAAAGTTTCCGGACAGACCTTCTTGGCAAAAGGAAAATACGGCCATTACAACGGCTCTACTTATTATTCACTATACAATAATAAAGGCAAATGGGTAGGATATCTCAATGCAAAGGCCGCCTCAGTCGCTAAAAATGCTGGCGGAATCTGGCAAAAAGAAACGAAAAAAGTCCGTGTCGTTAAAAAAAATTATACTCTTTGGCAGAATTTCAGTTGGCAGAAGCGTGGGAATACTACCAGCTATCATAACCAGATCCTGCAAGTAAAAGGCAAATATCGTCATTTTAACGGTTCAACGTATTATTCATTGTATACAACAAACGGCAAATGGTTAGGCTATGGTAATTCCGGTGCTTTTGGTACACCGAATGTCGTTTATTCACAAAAAACGATCAATCGTTTTGTAAAACTGACGAATGGTTCTGGAAACTTTCTGGCAAATCCTGATCCTTATAGCCGTGCTTTAGGAAAAAAATCTACTTATAAAGGGTATATGGCTCGAGCTATCAAGGAAGCGAAAACCAACAACGGAACTTTTCTATATCTAGTGATGCCAGGCGGAAATCTCGGCTGGGTCAAATCCAATCAAACGACTAGTGTACAGTCTAATTATTGGATGCATACCACTGGCGGCCGTTATCCTTCTTTGAAGGTGAAGAATCTGAATATCCAAGTTTCCGTCAGCAAACAGCGGGTCTATATCCGTTCCGGTTCTAAAACAATCTATACGATGATCTGTTCGACTGGCCTTTGGAATTATCCGACTCCTTACGGTAATTTCCGAATACAAGGAGAAAAAGGATTGTCCTTCTGGTACGGCGGTTCAGGCGGGGCATATTATCGTTCTTATCATCAGCATGGTGTGTACTTGTTCCACACAGTACCGATCGCTTATCCGGGAACTACGAATGCCTTTAATGCAAGAGAAGGGGCAAAATTAGGGATGCGGGCATCTCATGGCTGTATCCGTTTATCCGTGCCGGATGCAAAATGGTTCTACTATAATATTCCGTATAATACACCGGTCAAGATCTATCATTGATTTATGAACTGCTGATTTAAAACCAAGGCATGCATATACGCTGTCTTGGTTTTTTGTCTTGACAAAGATTGACAAACACTTTTACAGCGCTTACTATATCGTTATGTGATATATCGCTTGTTGACATATATTTTGGAGGTGGAAAGCAATGGAAGAAGCGTTGACAGATTCGACGTATTTGATATTACTCGCATTGCTCAAACCGCAGCACGGATATGCAATCATGAAAGAGATCAGCAAACTGACCCACGGAGCTTTTGAGATTGGGCCGGCAAGTATGTACACGATTTTGAAAAGATTGCAGGCACATGAAATGATTCAACTGGAAGAAAGCAATGATCGAAAAAAAATTTATCGTATCACGCAAAAAGGAAGAAATACTCTGGTCCGAGAAATTGAACGACGACGATTATTTTATAAGGCGGGAGCTGACTTGATGTCAGAAATCGAAGGGCAAGAAAAAGGAGTATCTACAAAACAGCAAATGGATCACTGATCTATTGCAGCTAATCATATTATGTAGTGATGGTCAGAAGGAGGAGCAACATGTTAGAAGCAAAGCATTTAGTCAAGACATTCGGCAGTTATACCGCTGTCGACGATCTGTCGTTTAACATTCAGGACGGGCAGATCATGGGATTGATCGGACAAAACGGAGCAGGAAAAACCACAACGTTTCGTTTGATTTTAGATTTCCTTAAAGCTGAACACGGCGAAGTATTATGGAACGGCAAGCCATTAAGTGCAAAAGAATACAATATCATCGGCTATTTACCGGAAGAAAGAGGACTGTATCCAAAGTCGTCGATTCAAGAACAATTGATCTACTTTGCTCGTCTACGAGGAAAGTCCAAACAAGAGATCGAGCCGAAGATCGATGAATGGATGGAAAAATTCCAAGTCAAAGGCAAGAAAACGGATAAAGTCAAATCGTTGTCTAAAGGGAATCAGCAAAAGGTCCAGCTGATCGCTACACTGATCCACGAACCGAAATTAGTAATCTTAGACGAACCTTTCAGCGGATTGGATCCGGTAAACGCGGAATTGTTGAAAAACGGTATTCTGGAGTTGAAAGAGAAAGGATCTTGCGTCATTTTTTCCAGTCATAATATGGATAATGTGGAAAAAATCTGCGACCATCTGATCATGCTGAAAAATGGACAAACAGTCCTTAACGGGAAAGTCCATGAGATTCGAGAATCTTTCGGTCGAACGAAAGTCTTTTTAGAATCCGATTTATCGAAAGAAAATGTTCAAGAGATCGCAGGGGTGCGTGACGTGAAGCAAAGAGAAGACGGCAGTTTGGAGATCACTTTGGAAGATCCGGATGCCGGAAAAGAAATATTTGCACAGGCGACAAAATCCGGCTATATCCCAATGTTCAACCAACAACCGCCAACACTGGAAGAGATCTTCAAATGGAAAGCAGGTGCCGTTCATGGATAAATTTTGGATCATCGCTAGCGATGTTTATAAAAAGAATGTCAAATCGATCTCTTTTCTGATCATGATCTTGATCCCGTTCATCGCGTTGGGTGTGTTTTATCTGGCCGGGATCTTTGCCGGAAATTCTTCGGAGATCAAAACGATCGGTGTCTACTCGCAACAAACACAATTAGCCAAAGCATTAGCTGAAAGTGATAACGATGATTATCATTTTAAAGCGCTGGATTCTGAAAAAAATGCACAAGAACAGTTGAAAGATGAAAAAATCGATGCATATATCGTGTTGGATGCTGAGACTGACAATGTCAAAGGGACGCTTTACAGCGAATCTTCCCTCGGGCAAACAACCGAAACTCTTATCCAGCAGATATTAACCAATCTGCAAAGCACCGCGCGGGCACAATCCCTTGGTCTGAATTCAGAACAGGTAGCCAGTTTAGTTCAACCGGCTGATTTTACGAAACAAAAAGTCAGCTTTGCCGAAGACGGACAAATGGAAGTTGGGGAAGACAATAGCACCACTCAATATATCGTAAGTTATGTCGGGACTATCGTGTTGTTTATGTTTATCATCACCTATGCCCAGATCATTGCCCAAGAGATCGCTTCTGAAAAAGGAACCAGAATCATGGAAGTTATTCTTTCAAGTACAAAAGCGCAGACCCATTTTTACGGCAAGCTGACCGGTGTTCTGCTAGTCGCACTGACACAAATCGGGTTGTATGGACTGATCTTTGGCGTAAGCTATTCAAGGATCAAAGAAATGGAATTTGCCAAACCATTGTTGGAAAACCTTTCTTTAGATAATATTTTTGGCCCCTTCTTGTACTTTACTATCATCTTTATCATATTAGGTGTATTGATTTATTCTGTTTTGGCTGCCCTTTGCGGATCATTAGTGAACAAAGCGGAAGACACCGCCAAAGCCATCATGCCGGTGACCTATCTTTCATTGGCAGGGTATATGCTGGGCTTGATTTTAGGTGCGGCGGATCCTACCAATGTGATCATTCGCGTGACGTCTTATATTCCGTTCATCTCTTCTTATATCATGCCGATTCGTTTGGCGAATGACACAGTATCAGTCGGCGGTGCGGCGATCTCTGTTGTGATTTTAGCAGTTGCGACGATCGTTTTGATGCTGGCTTCTGCACGGATGTATAAATCTAACGTCTTGATCTACAATGAAAATGGCGTCTGGTCCGCATTGAAACAATCTTTCTCATTGATGAAAAATGAAAAATAGTTTCCCAAAAAGCTTCTTAGTTTATTGATGCTGGGGGTTCATTTACTTAAAAGTACCAACTGAAATGTGAATAAAAAACTCCCAACGAGAGTATGATACCGGCATATCAAGCCGTGCATACACTATCGTTGGGAGTTTTTTTATGTGTTTGTTTTGATAATTCGTTAAAATTCATGAACAAAAAAATCAAAAATACTTTGTTCGCTAGGGATCACGGCATGAGCCAATTCTGGATGCCATTGGATACCCATGATTTTTTTCGCGGTGCTCTCGATGCCTTCGATGATTCCGTCAGGAGCAGAGGCAGTCACGACAAAGCCGTCTGCCAATTGATCAATCGCCTGATGATGGAATGAATTGACGCTGTAATTAGTACCAACGATTTTTGCCAACCGACTTTCAGGGGCGACTTGGATCGTATGGGTAGGGATCTGAAAAGGTGTCGGCAGCTGATCATGTTTTATCGCATGCTCTTTTAGTGAAAGGTCTTGCAGCAATGTACCCCCGAAAGCGACATTTAACAACTGCATACCGCGACAGACACCAAAAATAGGTTTGTCCTGCTTCAACGCTTCTTGGATCAAAGCAATCTCGAAGCGGTCTCTAGCAGGATAGACAGCTCCCAGTTTTTGATGAGGCGCTTGGTGATAAAACTCTGGCGCCACATCCTGACCGCCAGTCAATAATAATTTATCGATACTGGAAATATAGTATTGGATCGTTTCTGGATCTTCTGTAATGGGCAAGATCACTGCGATACCCCCTGCTTGCTGGATACCGTCAACAAAACTTTTTGGCGTGTAAGCAGTCCAATGGGCGTCCGGTACGCTCATAAAATGATCGTTGCCGCCAATTCCGACAACAGGTTTCATAACCAACGCTCCTAAAATTTATTTTTCTCGAATCACTTCGATTTTATACCCGTCTGGATCTACTACAAAATAGTAAGAAGGAGCAGTTCCTGGCAAGCCTTTTAGATCAGTGACTTCAAGTCCTTTTGATTTATGTTCTTCATGAAGTTTTTCCAAATCAGAAGTTGCGATAGCGATATGACCGTAGCCGTCCCCTAAATCATAGGCTTCATGATCGTAATTATAGGTTAGTTCTAATTCGTAAGAATCATTTGGTAATGTCAAATAAACAAGGGTGAATTTATTTTCAGGGAAATCACGGCGGCGGTTTTCTTCAAAACCAAACGCTTGCTGATAGAAATTTAATGATTCCTCCAAATTTTTTACGCGAACACAAGTATGTGCCATTTTCATAATAATCATCCTTTCGATACATTTTCTTCATCTTATCATAGTCCAAGAGTGTTGATAAGGATTACGCCTAAAATCCAAGGGTGTGAATATTCTGATAAATTTCTTGTGAAATATTTCTATATTGAGTAGAATAGGAGGTATTCAAAGTCATGGAGGGGAATCGATGGAACATCCAGTTTTTGGAAAAAAGGAAGAAAAAGAGTATACAGCACGCTATGGCGCTTATATCGTGATTGGCAGAAAGAACAATGAGGAGATCATATTGGTACAAGCACCAAACGGAGCATTTTTCTTGCCTGGTGGAGAAATCGAAAAAGGCGAGACCCATGAAATGGCTATTGATCGTGAAATGCTGGAAGAATTGGGGTTTAAGGTGGAAATCGGCGCGTACTTGGGAGAAGCGGTGGAATATTTTTATTCCAGTCATCGCGACACTTATTATTATCATCCCGGATATTTTTATTGTGCCGCGCGTTGGGAAAAAATCGCAGAACCGACGGAAACGACCAATCATATCTCTTGGCACAGTATCGATGACGCCATGCTGCTGTTAAAACGGGGCAGTCATCGCTGGGCAGTCCAACAGTGGTTGAAGCAGGAGAACAAATAGAGAAAAAAACAGCTCCAGCAGTCAAATGATTGCTGAAGCTGTTTTTGTGATGATTTCAGTAACAGTTTAAACAAAGTCGCTAAATTACTTTTGTTTTTTTAGTGTTGATTCATAGCTCTGTGTTTTTAATACTTTTAAAGCACAAATTTGCGAAATGCTTCAGCAACGCCGTCTTCGTCATTGGTGCCGATCGTTACATAATCAGCGGCGTTTTTGACTAATGGGATCGCATTTTTCATGGCGACACCAACACCGGCGTATTCGATCATCGTCAAATCATTTTCGTTATCACCGATCGCCATGATTTCATCCTGTTCTAGACCCAAATGTTCAGCAAGGCTTGCCAATGCCGCACCTTTGCTGGCTTTTTTATTCAGCACTTCTAAATAAAAAGGCGCACTTTTGACAACGGTGTATTTTTCCCGGAAAGATTGAGGAAGTTTCGCGATCGCGGCGTCTAAGATCTCTTGTTCATCGATCATCATGATTTTAATCATTTCGATA is part of the Enterococcus mediterraneensis genome and harbors:
- a CDS encoding gamma-glutamyl-gamma-aminobutyrate hydrolase family protein, which gives rise to MKPVVGIGGNDHFMSVPDAHWTAYTPKSFVDGIQQAGGIAVILPITEDPETIQYYISSIDKLLLTGGQDVAPEFYHQAPHQKLGAVYPARDRFEIALIQEALKQDKPIFGVCRGMQLLNVAFGGTLLQDLSLKEHAIKHDQLPTPFQIPTHTIQVAPESRLAKIVGTNYSVNSFHHQAIDQLADGFVVTASAPDGIIEGIESTAKKIMGIQWHPELAHAVIPSEQSIFDFFVHEF
- a CDS encoding ABC transporter permease; this translates as MDKFWIIASDVYKKNVKSISFLIMILIPFIALGVFYLAGIFAGNSSEIKTIGVYSQQTQLAKALAESDNDDYHFKALDSEKNAQEQLKDEKIDAYIVLDAETDNVKGTLYSESSLGQTTETLIQQILTNLQSTARAQSLGLNSEQVASLVQPADFTKQKVSFAEDGQMEVGEDNSTTQYIVSYVGTIVLFMFIITYAQIIAQEIASEKGTRIMEVILSSTKAQTHFYGKLTGVLLVALTQIGLYGLIFGVSYSRIKEMEFAKPLLENLSLDNIFGPFLYFTIIFIILGVLIYSVLAALCGSLVNKAEDTAKAIMPVTYLSLAGYMLGLILGAADPTNVIIRVTSYIPFISSYIMPIRLANDTVSVGGAAISVVILAVATIVLMLASARMYKSNVLIYNENGVWSALKQSFSLMKNEK
- a CDS encoding PadR family transcriptional regulator; this encodes MEEALTDSTYLILLALLKPQHGYAIMKEISKLTHGAFEIGPASMYTILKRLQAHEMIQLEESNDRKKIYRITQKGRNTLVREIERRRLFYKAGADLMSEIEGQEKGVSTKQQMDH
- a CDS encoding L,D-transpeptidase family protein; this translates as MKKGLLIFCASILLTTFYPIAGHAETMVGEDLTESTTAPLTTTAETVSTTSTTEESTVSSEPIEQETEIDQSTIPEATSAPEMTLNEQTSSSTQETSTSSEEKPKLEISAQKTDRQYVKINRAAVLYTLQGSELIPTKTLAASSQLFKTTKKAQAADGEFLAISDQKNQALGWVKKAEVTVLKGSYETVNRYVTITKKGYSFWQDPSFAKENLKSAPYYQKTLRVAEVFHHTNGSDYLAIYRNNGQFVGYINASGTAAAPGQQGIFLSDNQYATITSKNYTIWNNFNWQKKGTSAAYAGKTVKIKGRYEHYNGSRYYSLYDSKGKWLGYMNATGLKATKNPQGTYQNYGKYVTITKKNYTIWGSFNWKVKKNTTTKVSGQTFLAKGKYGHYNGSTYYSLYNNKGKWVGYLNAKAASVAKNAGGIWQKETKKVRVVKKNYTLWQNFSWQKRGNTTSYHNQILQVKGKYRHFNGSTYYSLYTTNGKWLGYGNSGAFGTPNVVYSQKTINRFVKLTNGSGNFLANPDPYSRALGKKSTYKGYMARAIKEAKTNNGTFLYLVMPGGNLGWVKSNQTTSVQSNYWMHTTGGRYPSLKVKNLNIQVSVSKQRVYIRSGSKTIYTMICSTGLWNYPTPYGNFRIQGEKGLSFWYGGSGGAYYRSYHQHGVYLFHTVPIAYPGTTNAFNAREGAKLGMRASHGCIRLSVPDAKWFYYNIPYNTPVKIYH
- a CDS encoding ABC transporter ATP-binding protein — protein: MLEAKHLVKTFGSYTAVDDLSFNIQDGQIMGLIGQNGAGKTTTFRLILDFLKAEHGEVLWNGKPLSAKEYNIIGYLPEERGLYPKSSIQEQLIYFARLRGKSKQEIEPKIDEWMEKFQVKGKKTDKVKSLSKGNQQKVQLIATLIHEPKLVILDEPFSGLDPVNAELLKNGILELKEKGSCVIFSSHNMDNVEKICDHLIMLKNGQTVLNGKVHEIRESFGRTKVFLESDLSKENVQEIAGVRDVKQREDGSLEITLEDPDAGKEIFAQATKSGYIPMFNQQPPTLEEIFKWKAGAVHG
- a CDS encoding GNAT family N-acetyltransferase, producing the protein MDTKQLTIRQEGFDDHEAVEFLTFRSFVDLDIPGMPKRKIPTEHYLVSLLRKDPDFIPELDFVAVYNNEIIGSIFYSRSKVIRPNGAVVETVTFGPVAVKTELQGWGISSALIQHSLKKARELGYKSLLIMGHEAYYPRFGFVPASRFGITLEDGSSPAALMALELSEGALGTTGGKWLYADAYTQSEDQKALEAYHERFLKKFEKRLKGEKMTKNIYDSQQFFDEYAEMDRSKEGLKGAGEWGQFQELFPDLTNLKVLDIGCGYGWHSKYAADNGAKSVFAFDGSVKMIERAKKLNSDPKITYQVQDLETYAFPAETFDLVISNLVLHYIEDLEEIYKKINRTLTPGGIFLLNIEHPIYTSGVNQEWTYGENGEILNWPIDNYFYTGQRETIFLGQHVTKQHHTLTQILNGLLSTGFVLETVEEARPPQDMLDLPGMKDELRRPMMLLIRAKKV
- a CDS encoding NUDIX hydrolase encodes the protein MEHPVFGKKEEKEYTARYGAYIVIGRKNNEEIILVQAPNGAFFLPGGEIEKGETHEMAIDREMLEELGFKVEIGAYLGEAVEYFYSSHRDTYYYHPGYFYCAARWEKIAEPTETTNHISWHSIDDAMLLLKRGSHRWAVQQWLKQENK
- a CDS encoding VOC family protein; protein product: MKMAHTCVRVKNLEESLNFYQQAFGFEENRRRDFPENKFTLVYLTLPNDSYELELTYNYDHEAYDLGDGYGHIAIATSDLEKLHEEHKSKGLEVTDLKGLPGTAPSYYFVVDPDGYKIEVIREK